Proteins co-encoded in one Papaver somniferum cultivar HN1 chromosome 5, ASM357369v1, whole genome shotgun sequence genomic window:
- the LOC113279172 gene encoding uncharacterized protein LOC113279172: protein MERLLIEKQQLTSIIDSINSQEENGALTSQQFIKRVESRSKLNQLNLNKTRKWLVRSKTKHFKEGDANTKYFHSLANGRRRRNTIQKLVIEGEDNFCQADIREEISKYFFNLFKEEHKFRPQMNEEFTKISSYESSWVERPIEEEEIWLVIKNCKNNKSPGPDSYNMEFYKATWEGAFIADKQILDSILIAGELIDSRLKSKDPGIICKLDIQKSFDNVSWHTISQVLHSSGFVSKWINWMEWCTSLAQHSLLINGSSTPKFKPQKGLRQGDSLSPFLFILVAEIFTKLMKNAVHLNMISGFSVNSIKVSHLQFADDTLVFLDAKEEEAENLVLILQIFEAIIGLSVNFSKSDIISIGTDHKVDVIADILNCRIEKFPLKYLGIPIGATSRSTTIWDVIIEFFLKKLAPSKRRFFNKADRVVLIKATLPTYQFTLCPFSLYL from the exons ATGGAAAGATTGCTGATAGAAAAACAACAATTGACATCCATAATTGATTCTATCaactctcaagaggaaaatggtgcaCTAACTtcccaacaattcattaaaagagtGGAAAGCAGATCCAAATTGAATCAATTGAATTTAAATAAAACTAGAAAATGGTTGGTTAGATCCAAGACTAAACACTTCAAAGAAGGTGATGCAAACACAAAGTACTTCCACTCTCTTGCAaatggcagaagaagaagaaatacaatacAAAAATTGGTTATTGAAGGTGAAGATAATTTTTGTCAAGCTGACATTAGAGAGGAAATCTCCAAATATTTCTTCAATTTGTTTAAAGAAGAGCACAAATTCAGGCCTCAGATGAATGAAGAATTCACTAAGATATCTTCATATGAAAGCAGTTGGGTAGAAagaccaattgaagaagaagaaatttggcTAGTAATCAAGAATTGCAAGAACAATAAATCCCCTGGTCCTGACAGCTATAATATGGAATTCTACAAAGCAACATGGGAA GGTGCTTTCATTGCTGATAAACAAATATTGGATAGCATCTTAATAGCAGGAGAGCTTATTGATTCAAGACTCAAAAGCAAAGATCCTGGAATCATATGCAAGCTTGACATTCAAAAATCCTTTGACAATGTCAGTTGGCATACAATCAGTCAAGTTTTGCATAGTTCGGGCTttgtctctaagtggattaatTGGATGGAATGGTGCACTTCTTTAGCCCAACATTCTTTACTGATCAATGGTTCTTCCACTCCCAAATTCAAACCACAAAAAGGTTTAAGGCAGGGGGACTCCCTTTCACCTTTCCTTTTCATCTTAGTGGCTGAAATCTTTACAAAACTAATGAAGAATGCAGTTCACCTAAACATGATTTCAGGTTTTTCAGTCAACTCTATCAAGGTCTCTCATCTCCAGTTTGCTGATGACACTCTAGTCTTCCTGGATgccaaagaagaagaagctgaaaatCTTGTCCTCATCCTGCAAATTTTTGAAGCAATTATAGGTTTGAGTGTCAATTTTAGCAAGAGTGATATCATCAGCATTGGTACAGATCACAAAGTAGATGTTATTGCAGATATTCTCAATTGCAGAATAGAAAAATTTCCTCTCAAATATCTGGGTATTCCAATTGGAGCAACATCTAGAAGCACAACAATTTGGGATGTcattattgaattttttttaaagaaattagCTCCATCGAAGAGGAGATTTTTCAACAAAGCAGATAGAGTAGTTCTCATTAAAGCAACTCTTCCAACTTACCAATTTACTTTATGTCCATTTTCCCTATACCTGTGA
- the LOC113281890 gene encoding transcription factor bHLH49-like translates to MDLSEKDKFGLEKRSGDPLNYQSPNMLPSNWQFNHGNQPLGLASTSDSMEKGDLMMGGSSACSSGSMMDSFTGALWGHPSSSHNLSLGDHGSSGAVMGNLGWNPLNSVTKQGIYLPPSTGMLHQSLSQFPADSGFIERAARYSCFNGGSFSDMLNPFNVPENLSPYSKNGGAIQGSSDVLFNGLKHIPGSQSQMNEANSAELAKDVSVSVNRGTTDGSPMKSDVKKGNFLRTPDETKGVGNSGNESDDANCSGSAGGAGREDQSMLESAGREPSSSKGLAPKKRRRGGQVSEPDQGKSPVQVTGEAANEDSDSKQKDDQNPSPSAKGNKHGKDKDNSQTSDAPKEDYIHVRARRGQATNSHSLAERVRREKISERMKFLQDLVPGCNKVTGKAVMLDEIINYVQSLQRQVEFLSMKLSAVNPRLDLNLESLLAKDILQSRGGPSSSMGFPQDMIMAQLHPSQPGLIQSGMPGMGNPSDALRRTINSQLMAMNAGYKEPNPQMPNPWDDELNNVIQMSFDPNGPFNGQDLNAASLPPGHMKVEL, encoded by the exons ATGGATTTGAGTGAGAAAGATAAATTTGGGTTAGAAAAAAGAAGTGGGGATCCTTTGAATTACCAGTCTCCTAATATGCTGCCTTCCAATTGGCAATTCAATCATGGAAATCAGCCTTTGGGTTTAGCTTCTACTAGTGATTCAATGGAAAAGGGAGATCTAATGATGGGTGGTTCTTCAGCTTGTTCCTCTGGTTCAATGATGGACTCATTTACAGGTGCTCTTTGGGGTCATCCCAGTTCATCACACAACTTAAGCTTAGGTGATCATGGTTCTTCTGGGGCAGTTATGGGTAACTTAGGTTGGAATCCACTGAATTCTGTTACTAAACAGGGTATTTACTTGCCGCCAAGCACTGGGATGCTACATCAGAGCTTATCTCAGTTCCCAGCTGATTCAGGGTTCATTGAAAGAGCTGCAAGGTATTCATGCTTCAATGGTGGAAGTTTTAGTGATATGTTGAATCCGTTTAACGTGCCAGAGAATTTGAGTCCTTACTCTAAGAATGGAGGAGCAATTCAAGGTTCTTCAGATGTTCTCTTTAATGGGTTGAAACACATACCGGGTAGCCAATCTCAGATGAATGAAGCAAACAGTGCTGAGCTTGCTAAAGATGTTTCAGTTTCTGTCAATAGGGGCACTACAGATGGGAGTCCAATGAAAAGTGATGTCAAAAAGGGGAATTTTTTGAGAACACCTGATGAAACAAAAGGAGTTGGTAATTCTGGTAATGAATCAGATGATGCCAATTGTAGTGGAAGTGCTGGTGGTGCTGGCCGAGAGGATCAATCAATGTTGGAGAGTGCCGGGAGGGAACCTTCATCTTCCAAGGGACTTGCCCCAAAGAAAAGGAGACGAGGTGGTCAG GTTTCTGAGCCTGACCAAGGTAAAAGTCCTGTACAAGTAACAGGCGAGGCTGCAAATGAGGATTCTGACTCAAAACAGAAGGATGATCAAAATCCTAGTCCCTCTGCTAAAGGTAATAAACATGGTAAAGACAAAGATAATTCTCAAACTTCAGATGCACCTAAAGAAGATTATATCCATGTTAGAGCGCGAAGGGGCCAGGCAACCAATAGCCATAGTCTTGCCGAGAGA GTAAGACGAGAAAAAATCAGCGAAAGGATGAAGTTTCTTCAAGACCTTGTGCCTGGTTGTAATAAG GTTACTGGCAAGGCTGTCATGCTCGATGAGATCATTAACTATGTACAGTCGTTGCAACGCCAGGTTGAG TTTTTGTCAATGAAGCTTTCAGCTGTAAATCCACGACTCGACCTCAATCTTGAAAGTCTTCTTGCGAAAGAT ATTCTTCAATCACGAGGTggtccatcatcttccatgggGTTTCCACAAGATATGATTATGGCTCAGCTTCATCCGTCCCAACCAGGATTAATTCAATCAGGAATGCCTGGCATGGGAAATCCCTCAGATGCACTCAGGAGAACCATCAATTCTCAATTAATGGCCATGAATGCAGGATACAAAGAACCTAATCCTCAG ATGCCCAATCCGTGGGATGATGAACTTAACAACGTCATTCAAATGAGCTTTGATCCCAATGGTCCGTTTAACGGTCAAGACTTGAATG CTGCTTCTCTACCTCCTGGTCATATGAAAGTTGAGCTATGA
- the LOC113279171 gene encoding uncharacterized protein LOC113279171, which translates to MILLVYVDDIILVGKSDNNLDSFISSLKTQFAMKDLGALSYFLGIEAKLDASTNSSLLTQSKYSIELLKKFDMLKCKPCKSPVAQGRRASLYDGTLLENPAYYGSLVGALQYLTLTRPDVSFAVNYVAQFMHQPTDVHLQLAKKILRFIKGSLGTGITLVGGDCSTITAFTDSDWAGCPDSRKSITGYCVSWSESDCLVLKKTAYSVPFFC; encoded by the coding sequence ATGATTTTACtagtatatgttgatgatataatcCTTGTGGGAAAATCTGACAATAATTTGGATTCATTTATTTCATCCTTGAAGACTCAATTTGCTATGAAGGACTTAGGTGCTCTATCATATTTTCTGGGTATTGAGGCTAAACTAGATGcttcaacaaattcttcactTCTTACTCAAAGCAAATATTCtattgagttgctcaaaaagtttgATATGCTGAAGTGTAAACCATGCAAATCCCCTGTTGCTCAAGGCAGAAGAGCCTCTTTATATGATGGGACTTTGCTTGAGAATCCTGCTTATTACGGAAGTCTTGTAGGTGCACTGCAGTATCTCACACTTACCAGGCCTGATGTGAGTTTTGCTGTAAACTATGTTGCTCAATTCATGCATCAACCTACTGATGTTCATTTGCAACTTGCTAAGAAGATTTTGAGATTTATCAAAGGTTCTTTGGGTACTGGAATAACTCTTGTTGGAGGGGATTGCTCTACCATAACTGCCTTTACAGATAGTGATTGGGCAGGTTGCCCAGATTCAAGAAAGTCTATTACTGGTTACTGTGTTTCTTGGTCAGAATCTGATTGTTTGGTCTTAAAAAAAACAGCCTACTCAGTCCCATTCTTCTGCTGA
- the LOC113279173 gene encoding uncharacterized protein LOC113279173 translates to MRAKSEHLWVKDSNKPQGRGLWKGIQKHKILVEDMSVTQVKKGDAVLFWWDKWLGNHALKLKFPNIYKISIQKNATIIEVTANAAWNLKFRRNQTQAEMDEMLTLFVRNGSPPSLDENAEDEVLCTLVDGFKVKNCYNSLIQQLPTDPVLLPANCIWINFVPPKVQMLMWSAAQNATATTYNLQYRGCTFQNLICSLCNLQQESVHHPLLHCEFTHTIWNYFIWGYNVRWAQASSIIGLLEACKFRRGRHRGRKIWPLIPFAIVWAIWNGRNRRVMAHKRPKTSAEVINEVKLLIFIWVQIRNGLGIIVLET, encoded by the coding sequence ATGAGAGCAAAGTCAGAGCATCTTTGGGTGAAGGATTCCAACAAACCTCAAGGAAGAGGCTTATGGAAAGGAATCCAGAAGCATAAAATTTTGGTGGAAGATATGTCAGTCACTCAAGTCAAAAAGGGGGATGCAGTTCTGTTTTGGTGGGACAAATGGCTAGGCAATCACGCTTTAAAGCTCAAATTTCCCAACATCTACAAAATCTCTATACAGAAGAATGCAACTATAATTGAGGTGACTGCAAATGCTGCTTGGAATCTAAAATTCAGAAGAAATCAGACTCAAGCAGAAATGGATGAAATGTTAACTTTGTTTGTCCGTAATGGAAGTCCTCCTTCACTAGACGAAAATGCAGAAGATGAGGTTCTATGCACTTTGGTGGATGGCTTCAAGGTCAAAAATTGTTATAACAGTTTGATTCAACAACTTCCAACAGACCCCGTGTTGCTTCCTGCGAACTGCATTTGGATCAATTTTGTTCCACCTAAAGTGCAGATGCTAATGTGGTCAGCTGCTCAAAATGCTACTGCCACAACATATAACCTTCAGTATAGAGGATGCACATTTCAAAATCTCATTTGCTCTCTTTGTAACCTGCAACAAGAATCAGTTCACCACCCCCTGTTGCATTGTGAGTTTACTCATACAATATGGAATTATTTCATTTGGGGTTACAATGTCAGATGGGCTCAGGCAAGTAGCATTATTGGTCTCTTAGAAGCATGCAAATTCAGAAGGGGCAGACACAGAGGTAGGAAAATTTGGCCTCTTATTCCTTTTGCTATTGTCTGGGCCATTTGGAATGGGAGGAATAGGAGGGTCATGGCTCATAAACGACCAAAGACATCAGCAGAAGTCATCAATGAAGTAAAGCTGTTAATCTTCATCTGGGTTCAAATCAGAAATGGTTTGGGCATTATAGTTTTAGAGACTTAG